GCATGGTGCCGCCATGCACCCCGGAACGGCGCATCGTCCACGGAAAAATGCCGCGCTGCAGCGAGAATTCGCGCCTAGAACTGCGTCGGCAAATGATGATGATGTTCGTGCGGCCCGACGTCGTCGGCGGGATGTTCGGGCGGCGTCTTGCCGGGCAGATCGCGCGGCCACAGCGTGAGCATCGTCACGCACCCCACGATCCCGATCGCAATCGCGATCACCCCCGTCCATATCTCCTGATCCACATAGTTGATCGAACCGTGGATCGACAATCCAATGCCGCCCAACGCGATGAAGATCGCAAGCGTGGCGAGGACGACTCTCAACTCCATGCGCACCATGACGTTCTCCTCGAAATGGCGCTGTCCGGGACCGTGACGATTTGCCCCAGCGACGGCACGCGGCGCGAACGCGTACCTCTCTACGATGATTGCACTTCTGCGCCAGAAGGCAAGCGGAACACGCGCTGCGCGTCCTCCTGTAAGATGGGTCGGCATGAGTCGGCACAGACCGGACGTTTTTCCTGCTCACGACGCTTTCAACACGCATGCAGTGCTGCACTGCGCAACATCGCGCGTGCACGTATCCCTGCGACAAAGCGTCCACGCACAACATCGGAGACATGCAGTGACTCAACGTTCCGTCACGCCGTCCGTCATGGGCCGCGCCGACGTGCTCGCGCAAGCTCATGCGCGCTCACGCGAATTCGGTCTGCGCGCATCCGAGACGCCCGACTTCCATCCCTTGCAGCCATTCGCCCTGCGCGATCTCGTCGAGCGCAACCGCTCGCTGTACGCGCACGCGCTGCCCGTGATGGAAACGCTGCATGCGCAGATCGTCGATACGGAAAGCATGGTGCTGCTCACCGACAGCAACGGCGTGATCCTCCACAGTCTCGGCGACACCGATTTCGTCGAGAAAGCGAGCCGCGTCGCGCTGTGTGCCGGCGTGTCGTGGTCGGAGGCGGATCGCGGCACGAACGCCGTCGGCACCGCGCTCACCGAAGGTCAGCCGACCGTCGTCCACGGCGGCGAGCATTATCTGGAGGCCAACCGCATCCTGACCTGCTCGTGCGTGCCGATCGCCGATCCCTACGGCCGAACGATCGGCGCGCTCGACGTGAGCGGCGACCCGCGCGGCTTTCACAAGCACACGCTGGCGCTGGTGAGGATGTCGGCGCAGATCATCGAAAACCAGTTGTTCGCGAACCAGTTCGGCAATGCCGTGCGCGTGCGCTTTCATGCGCGCAGCGAGTTCATCGGCACGCTGTTCGAAGGGCTCGCCGCGTTCGGCGGCAACGGTACGCTGCTCGCGGCCAACCGCAGCGCGCTATTCCAGTTCGGCCGTCCGCTCGACACGCTGCTCGGCCAGCCGTTCGAGGCGCTCTTCGGCAACGCGTTTCCCGCCGTGCTGCAACAGGCGTCGCGCGCGCCGGGCGAATGCCTGACGCTGATGCTGCCCAGCGGCGTGCGCGTGCTGGCGCGCGCCGAATACGCGGCGCGTCCCGCGTTTTCCGCCGACTCCGGGATGCAGCGCGCACCTTCAGCGACGGTGTCGTGCAAGCCGCGCGCCGCCGCGATCACCTTCGCGACGCTCGATACGGGCGACGCGCGCATGGCCGCCGTGCTCGGCCGCGTCGAGAAAGTTCGTGGCCGCGATATTCCGCTGCTCGTGCTCGGCAAGACGGGCACCGGCAAGGAATGGCTCGCGCGCGCGATGCACGAAGAATCGCCGCGCCGCAACGCGCCGTTCGTCGCGGTCAATTGCGCGTCGCTGCCCGACACGCTGATCGAAGCCGAACTGTTCGGCTACGAAGACGGCGCATTCACGGGTGCGCGCAAACGCGGCAATGTCGGCAAGATCGTGCAGGCCGACGGCGGCACGCTGTTTCTCGATGAAATCGGCGACATGCCGCTGGCGCAGCAGGTGCGTCTGATGCGCGTGTTGCAGGAACGATCCGTGGTGCCGCTCGGCGGCACGCGCGCGGTGCCCGTCGACGTGCGCATCGTCTGCGCGACGCACCGCAACCTGCGCGCGATGATCGAAGAAGGCACCTTCCGCGAAGATCTGTATTACCGGATCAACGGGCTCGTCGTGACGCTGCCCGCGCTCGCCGAGCGCACCGATCTGCCCGTGCTCGTCGAGCGCATCCTGGCGCGGCTGCGCAACGACGAAGCCGACAGCGAGCGGATGCCTGTGCGCGTGTCGGCGGACGTGCTCGACTGCTTCGAACGCTGCCGCTGGCCCGGCAATCTGCGGCAACTGGCGAACGTGCTGCGTACGGCGGGCATCATGGCCGAAGGCGAAGATGAAATCGGTCTCGAACATCTGCCCGACGATTTTCTGCATGACTGCGAAACGCCGAGCGACGCGCCGCCGTTGCGCGCGCTGCCTGGCGTCGATCCGCACACGCCCTCGCGCCCCGCCAACATGGAAGAACTGCAGGCGACGCTGATCGAGCAAACGCTCGCGCGCAACAACGGCAATATTTCGGCTGCGGCGCGCGAACTGGGGCTCGCGCGCAATACGGTTTATCGCTACATGCGGATCCGCACCACGCACTGAACGCAGCGAAAGCAGCGCAACAAGTCGCGCTGCGTTAAGCTTCGCTTCCGTCCTACGTCTGGTCTGTGTTGGCGCGATGTCCCGCGAAGAACCGTCCGGCAGCGAATCGCTGCCTCCATCGCAAGAAGATGAACATGAAGCGCGGACCTTTACGGTCCGCGTCGAGCCGCTCGGCCGCACGTTCGAAGCGCCTGAATCGCTCACCGTGCTCGAAGCGGCCGGCTTCGCGAATCTGCATCTGCCGCGCATGTGCCGCAACGGCACGTGCCGCACATGCCTGTGCCGACTGGAATCGGGCAGCGTGCGCTATACGGTCGACTGGCCCGGCGTGAGCGCCGAAGAAAAGGCGGAAGGCTATATCCTGCCGTGCGTGGCCGTCGCGCAAAGCGATCTGGTGATCGACGTGCCCGACGCCGCCGACATTCCGCCCGCGCCAACCGCGCCGCCCGTCAGACGCTTCTAGTTGATCGGCGCCAGTTGATCGGCGCTAATTGATTGGTGCAAAGCGCTGCACGGTCTGTCCTTCGTGCTCGATCAGCTCGAAGAACACCGACGCCGGCCGCGTCCAGATCGTGCCGTTGTCGGCGCGATAAACGATCATCGTGACGCTCGGATCCGATTCGAGCGTCGCCTCGCAGATGAGTTCGTAGATGCCGCCCTTGTAGTGTCGATAGCGTACTGTCACAGTGATTTCCTCGAAGAAGCCTGAACGGACGAAGCAGCGCGGGCCGCGCGCCGCCGTACTTTGCAGTACGCGTCAGCTCGCGCCTTCTTTCATCTGCTTCAGATGCTTATAGACGGTTGCACGCCCCATGCCAAGCACGTTCGCAACATAGTTCGCCGAGCTCTTGCCGCGAAACGCGCCTTCCGCATAGAGCGCTTCGACCAGTTCGCGCCGATGCTCGCGCGTGAGCCCGTTCAGACCGATCTGCCGCTCGCGCAGCCAGCCGTGCAGGAACGTGTTGATGCGCTCCTGCCAGTCGTCGCGGAACAGTTCCTCCGGTTGCGCGACGACGCCCGCGCCCTTGATGAACAGATCGAGCGTCGAGCGCACGTCCTCGAACACGGCGATATTGAAGTTGATGCACAGCATGCCCGCCGGCTGGCCGTTGTCGTCGAACAGCACGTTGCTCACGCAGCGCATCCGCCGGCCGTCCCAGTTGAGCTTTTCGTACGGACCGATCACGCGTTCGCGCGCCGAATGCTCGGTTTCTTCGAGCGCGGAATCGTCGCCGATCTCGCGCTTCGACAGATTGTTCGCGAGATATAGCACCGTCTGATCGTGCAGATCGTGAATCACGACTTCCGCGTATGGGAAAAACAAGGCGGCGATGCCGTCCGCGATGGGCGCATAGCGGGTCAGCAGCAGATCCTTCACGGGGGATGTTTTTTTCTTGCGCATCAGCGGACGGTGGCAATCTTCGCGAGTGTCTTCGTGATGCCGCTGCGCGCCTCTCATGCCCTGCGCGCCGCGGCGGCTGACCGACATTGTAGCTATTGTGCCTGGCGCGGACGACCGGTCAGATGGCGATACAGTTCGCTTGCAATCGCGACATCTTCGAGGCCGAGACCGATCGAACGGAAGAACGCGTGCCGCTCGTACGCGGGCTTCGCGCAGGTGCCTGCCAGCAGCGACGGCAGATCGCCATTCACGCTCTCCGGCGACCAGCCGTGCTGCGCGGCGAGCTTCATTTCGCCGGCGCTCGCGGGCGTCGTCGCGCGATAGTCGCAGTAGACGTCCAGCTCCGGCAGCCACGCCGGGTCGATTTCATGCGCGTTGGCAGCGTTCGTGCTGATCGAGGTAATCAAGGCGGGTTTCGTCAGCACGTCGCGCGGCAGCACAGGCGTGCCCGACGACGTGCACAGCATCACGACGTCCGCGTCCTTCACGCAGGCTTCCAGGCTTTCGCTGACTTCGGCGCGCGTATCGGCGGATCGCACGGCGGCGCGCTTTGCGTCATTCGCGGCGAGATCGGGCGAATACACGCGGATCGACTCCCACGCGCGCAGCGGCGCGACGTGCCGCAGATGCGCGAGCCCGACAGCGCCCGCGCCGACGACAGCGAGCCGCTTCGCATCGGCGCGCGCAAGCTGATCGACGGCGAGCGCCGTCGTGCCCGCCGTGCGTTCGGTCGTGAGCAGGCCTGCGTCGCACCACATCAGCGGCTGGCCCGTTTCCATCGACATCAGCGCGGTCCACGCGGTAATGACCGGCTTGCCGCCCGTCACGATATACGGCGACAGCTTCGCGCCGAACACCTTCGCATCGGCGAGCGCGCCGAGATACGTAATGAAATCGCCGGCGCCGTTCGGGAACAGCGTCAGCGTCTGTGGCGGCTGCACGGCGGCATCGCTAGCGAGCGCACGGAACATCGCCGTCAGCGCGCCGCGCACGTCGAGCGCGGGCAGCGCTTCGCGGACGGCCTGTTCGTCGACGGCGAGTGGCAAGGCAGTTTTCATCGGAATCATCTCCAGAGTCGGCGCGTCGCGCCCATTGCTGTTCATGTTCGATCGCGAGCGGATCAGCGGATCGAATCGTAGACACGAAGTCTACTTGAGACTTTGTAGATCTGGACAAAAAAGTCTCGTTCGGGACGCAACCGCAAGTGCGCTGAATCGCTTTCAGTGAGGCTGACAGCCATATAGCGCAAGGCTCGCAACGGCCGGAGCCGGTATTTTGATCACTGGACTATCGTATTCCCTATAGTCCATACTGGACTTTCAGTCTATATTTCACCTGCGCCGCCGCTCGCTGCGTGTGGCCCGATCCTCAACGACAGGAACCGTCATGAACCTGAAGCTCTCCTTCGCTGCCGCCGTCCTCGCGATGACAGCGGGCGCCGCTTGCGCGCAATCGTCCGACACACTGCGCTTCGGCATCGAAGCCGCCTACCCTCCGTTCGAAAGCAAGAGCGCGTCGGGCCAGCTCGAAGGCTTCGATGTCGACGTCGGCAACGCCGTCTGCGCGAAGCTGAAGATGAAGTGCGTGTGGGTCGAGAACGCGTTCGACGGGCTGATTCCCGCGCTGCAGGCGCGCAAGTTCGACGTGATCAATTCGGCGATGAACATCACGTCGAAGCGCAAGGAAAGCATTGCGTTCACGCCGCCTATTTACATCGTGCCCATCGTGACGATCGCGAAACACGGCTCGGGCCTGAAGCCGGACGTGAAGAGCCTGCAGGGCAAGCATGTCGGCGTGTTGCAGGGTTCGTCGCAGGAAGATTTCCTGAAGAAGCACTGGGCGACTGCGGGCGTGCAGGTCGAGTCGTATCAGGACCAGGATCAGGTCTATGCGGATCTCGTCGCGGGACGGCTCGACGCCGCCGTGCAGGAAGCGCAGACGGCCAACGACGGCTTCCTGAACAAGCCGGCGGGCGCGGGCTTCGAGATCGTCGGCGAACCGCTGAAAGATCCGTCGACGCTCGGCGAAGGCACGGGCTTCGGTCTGCGCAAGGGCGACAAGGCGTTGCAGGCGAAGATCGACGGCGCGCTGGCCGAACTCAAGAAAGACGGCACGCTGACGTCGCTCTCGCAGAAATACTTCAAGCGCGACATCATCGCGAAGTGATAGGCTGCTGAGCGATAACCCCGCAGATTCAATGCGCGAGCGCGTGGCGACACGCGCTCGTTGCGCTTCCGGCTTTTCCTTCTTCTCGATTAAAGCCATCTCAAGGACAACCCTGATCGCTATGGATTTCGACGTCATCGTGCTGGGCGCGGGCATCGTCGGCGTATCGTCGGCGCTGCATCTGCAGGATCGCGGACAACGCGTCGCGCTCGTCGACCGGCGCGCGCCCGGCGAGGAAACGAGCTTCGGCAATGCGGGGCTGATCGAGCGTTCGTCGATCGTGCCGTACGGTTTTCCGCGCAAGCTCGGCACGCTGCTGCGCTATGCACGCAACCAGTCGACGGATCTGTACTGGGACTACAAGGCGCTGCCCGCTTACGCGACGTGGCTTGCGCGCTTCTGGTGGGAATCGTCGCCGCAACGCCTCGCGGCCGCCGCGCACGACATGATGCCGTTGATCGGCGCATGCGTCGACGAGCACGACCGGCTGATCGCGCGCGCGGGCGTCGGCAATCTCGTGCATGACGGCGGCTGGATCGAGGCGTTCCGCACGCGCGCCGCGTTCGAGCATGAAGCGAAGGCATCCGAAGATGCCGTGCGCGAGCATGGCCTTCATGTGAACGTGCTCGACACGGCCGAGCTTCGCGCGCGGGAACCGGGCGTGGGCGACGGCATCTGCGGTGCGATTCACTGGAAAGATCCGAAGAGCGTGATGAATCCGGGCGCGCTGGTGAAAGGCTATGCACGCCTGTTCGAAGCGGGCGGCGGCAAGTTCGTCCACGGCGACGCGACGAGCCTGCGTCAGTCGGGCGACGCGTGGACCGTGGAGACGCAGCAAGGCACGCTCAGCGCGAAGCAGGTCGTGCTCGCGCTCGGGCCGTGGTCCGATACCGTGTTCGGACCGCTCGGCTACCGGATTCCGCTGCGCGCGAAGCGCGGCTATCACATGCACTATCGGCCCGCGCGGCAGATGCTGTCCGTGCCGATCGTCGATACGGAACGCGGTTACGTCGTCGCGCCGATGGAAGGCAACCGGCTGCGCGTGACGACGGGCGTCGAAATCGCGCAGCGCGGCGCGCCGCCGACGGGCATCCAGCTCGAACGCGTCGAGCCGCTCGCGCGGGCGACGTTCGGGCTCGGCGAGCGCGTCGATGCCGAGCCATGGCTCGGGATGCGGCCTTGTACGCCGGATATGCGGCCGGTGATCGGACCTGCGCCGCGGCATAAGGGGCTGTGGTTTGCCTTTGGGCATAACCATCATGGGCTGACGCTTGGGCCTGTCACCGGGCGGCTGCTGGCGGAGATGATGACGGGGGAGAAGCCTTTTACGGATCCGCGGGCTTATCGGGCGGAGAGGTTTGCCTAGCTAGGCGGGACCGGTTCGTACAAAACTGCACCCTGTTCGAGTTCGAGACCAACTTGCTAAATCGTACCAAATTTGGTACGATTTAGTCATCGCAATCTTCCCAAAACTGTCGATGGTTCGTTCCGTTGAGATCGTTTTGTCCGTTCGATTTTTTCTAACGGAAGCCGGCAGCGAGCCGGTTCGAGACTGGCTCAAAGAGTTGGATGCGCCGGATCGAA
This genomic interval from Paraburkholderia sabiae contains the following:
- a CDS encoding 2Fe-2S iron-sulfur cluster-binding protein: MSREEPSGSESLPPSQEDEHEARTFTVRVEPLGRTFEAPESLTVLEAAGFANLHLPRMCRNGTCRTCLCRLESGSVRYTVDWPGVSAEEKAEGYILPCVAVAQSDLVIDVPDAADIPPAPTAPPVRRF
- a CDS encoding helix-turn-helix transcriptional regulator; its protein translation is MRKKKTSPVKDLLLTRYAPIADGIAALFFPYAEVVIHDLHDQTVLYLANNLSKREIGDDSALEETEHSARERVIGPYEKLNWDGRRMRCVSNVLFDDNGQPAGMLCINFNIAVFEDVRSTLDLFIKGAGVVAQPEELFRDDWQERINTFLHGWLRERQIGLNGLTREHRRELVEALYAEGAFRGKSSANYVANVLGMGRATVYKHLKQMKEGAS
- a CDS encoding DUF1653 domain-containing protein → MTVRYRHYKGGIYELICEATLESDPSVTMIVYRADNGTIWTRPASVFFELIEHEGQTVQRFAPIN
- a CDS encoding ABC transporter substrate-binding protein is translated as MNLKLSFAAAVLAMTAGAACAQSSDTLRFGIEAAYPPFESKSASGQLEGFDVDVGNAVCAKLKMKCVWVENAFDGLIPALQARKFDVINSAMNITSKRKESIAFTPPIYIVPIVTIAKHGSGLKPDVKSLQGKHVGVLQGSSQEDFLKKHWATAGVQVESYQDQDQVYADLVAGRLDAAVQEAQTANDGFLNKPAGAGFEIVGEPLKDPSTLGEGTGFGLRKGDKALQAKIDGALAELKKDGTLTSLSQKYFKRDIIAK
- a CDS encoding ornithine cyclodeaminase family protein — protein: MKTALPLAVDEQAVREALPALDVRGALTAMFRALASDAAVQPPQTLTLFPNGAGDFITYLGALADAKVFGAKLSPYIVTGGKPVITAWTALMSMETGQPLMWCDAGLLTTERTAGTTALAVDQLARADAKRLAVVGAGAVGLAHLRHVAPLRAWESIRVYSPDLAANDAKRAAVRSADTRAEVSESLEACVKDADVVMLCTSSGTPVLPRDVLTKPALITSISTNAANAHEIDPAWLPELDVYCDYRATTPASAGEMKLAAQHGWSPESVNGDLPSLLAGTCAKPAYERHAFFRSIGLGLEDVAIASELYRHLTGRPRQAQ
- a CDS encoding NAD(P)/FAD-dependent oxidoreductase; this encodes MDFDVIVLGAGIVGVSSALHLQDRGQRVALVDRRAPGEETSFGNAGLIERSSIVPYGFPRKLGTLLRYARNQSTDLYWDYKALPAYATWLARFWWESSPQRLAAAAHDMMPLIGACVDEHDRLIARAGVGNLVHDGGWIEAFRTRAAFEHEAKASEDAVREHGLHVNVLDTAELRAREPGVGDGICGAIHWKDPKSVMNPGALVKGYARLFEAGGGKFVHGDATSLRQSGDAWTVETQQGTLSAKQVVLALGPWSDTVFGPLGYRIPLRAKRGYHMHYRPARQMLSVPIVDTERGYVVAPMEGNRLRVTTGVEIAQRGAPPTGIQLERVEPLARATFGLGERVDAEPWLGMRPCTPDMRPVIGPAPRHKGLWFAFGHNHHGLTLGPVTGRLLAEMMTGEKPFTDPRAYRAERFA
- a CDS encoding sigma-54-dependent Fis family transcriptional regulator, with the protein product MTQRSVTPSVMGRADVLAQAHARSREFGLRASETPDFHPLQPFALRDLVERNRSLYAHALPVMETLHAQIVDTESMVLLTDSNGVILHSLGDTDFVEKASRVALCAGVSWSEADRGTNAVGTALTEGQPTVVHGGEHYLEANRILTCSCVPIADPYGRTIGALDVSGDPRGFHKHTLALVRMSAQIIENQLFANQFGNAVRVRFHARSEFIGTLFEGLAAFGGNGTLLAANRSALFQFGRPLDTLLGQPFEALFGNAFPAVLQQASRAPGECLTLMLPSGVRVLARAEYAARPAFSADSGMQRAPSATVSCKPRAAAITFATLDTGDARMAAVLGRVEKVRGRDIPLLVLGKTGTGKEWLARAMHEESPRRNAPFVAVNCASLPDTLIEAELFGYEDGAFTGARKRGNVGKIVQADGGTLFLDEIGDMPLAQQVRLMRVLQERSVVPLGGTRAVPVDVRIVCATHRNLRAMIEEGTFREDLYYRINGLVVTLPALAERTDLPVLVERILARLRNDEADSERMPVRVSADVLDCFERCRWPGNLRQLANVLRTAGIMAEGEDEIGLEHLPDDFLHDCETPSDAPPLRALPGVDPHTPSRPANMEELQATLIEQTLARNNGNISAAARELGLARNTVYRYMRIRTTH
- a CDS encoding DUF2964 domain-containing protein, which translates into the protein MVRMELRVVLATLAIFIALGGIGLSIHGSINYVDQEIWTGVIAIAIGIVGCVTMLTLWPRDLPGKTPPEHPADDVGPHEHHHHLPTQF